In a single window of the Leptospira sanjuanensis genome:
- a CDS encoding FeoA family protein — protein sequence MTKLLNELEKGQEGSILSLLLQPGKEDLFRNILDIGLLPGTKILVLEKYPTQKKMVLRAGEVEIAIREGEAELIQIGEVHGSF from the coding sequence ATGACGAAATTGTTAAACGAACTCGAAAAAGGTCAGGAAGGTTCGATCCTTTCCCTTCTTCTCCAACCCGGAAAGGAAGACTTGTTTCGAAACATCCTCGACATCGGACTTTTGCCCGGGACGAAAATTCTCGTTTTGGAAAAATATCCGACTCAAAAGAAGATGGTTCTCCGTGCGGGAGAAGTGGAAATCGCGATTCGGGAAGGAGAAGCGGAGCTCATCCAAATTGGAGAAGTTCATGGGTCATTCTAA
- a CDS encoding ABC1 kinase family protein, producing the protein MAGFFDSLKMGFGGASRILNSGFVFSTKTILLLKDLALGGDSMETFPIRLREAFEELGATYIKLGQFIASAPSLFPDEFVTEMQKCLDGIRPIPYATVERIVQKELGGKLSDHFYSVEPIPIASASIAQVHSAVTKDGLDVVIKVQRPDIESTLSADLNLIYFASVLFERFAPGLSKSGISDMVEQFQTSILEEIDFYKEADNIEEFERELLAMGETRARVPKVYRELSTKKILTMERFYGAPITDENSIRKYSSDPQKTLTEALEIWFSTLARNGFFHADVHAGNLMILRDGTVGFIDFGIVGRISPRVWDGLMIFLEGLSLNRTEKIAKGLIQMDSTSKGVDERKLAKDLEAVFSRMTEMVMKVQMGDLESLDDKKLNAILFEFREISLRNGLKIPKEFGLLIKQILYFDRYVKTMAPDIDLIRDRDKFLI; encoded by the coding sequence ATGGCCGGTTTTTTTGATTCCCTGAAAATGGGTTTTGGCGGTGCCTCCCGAATCCTGAACAGCGGTTTTGTATTCTCCACAAAGACCATTCTCCTTTTAAAGGATCTTGCCTTGGGCGGAGATTCGATGGAGACATTTCCGATCCGACTTCGGGAAGCCTTCGAAGAGTTAGGCGCCACGTACATCAAGTTAGGTCAGTTCATCGCGTCGGCTCCTTCCCTCTTCCCCGACGAGTTCGTAACCGAAATGCAAAAGTGCTTGGATGGAATTCGACCGATTCCCTACGCAACCGTGGAAAGAATCGTTCAGAAGGAACTTGGAGGAAAACTCAGCGATCATTTTTACAGCGTGGAACCGATTCCCATCGCTTCGGCCTCGATCGCGCAGGTTCATTCCGCGGTCACAAAGGACGGTTTGGACGTAGTCATCAAGGTGCAAAGACCGGACATAGAATCCACGTTATCCGCCGATTTAAATCTGATTTACTTCGCTTCGGTTTTGTTCGAACGATTCGCACCGGGCCTTAGCAAATCCGGAATCTCGGATATGGTCGAACAGTTCCAAACATCCATATTAGAAGAAATTGATTTTTACAAAGAAGCGGACAACATCGAAGAGTTCGAACGGGAACTTCTCGCGATGGGCGAAACAAGGGCCAGAGTTCCGAAAGTTTATAGAGAACTTTCGACGAAGAAGATTCTCACCATGGAACGTTTTTACGGCGCTCCGATCACGGATGAGAACTCGATCCGCAAGTATTCCTCCGATCCTCAAAAGACCCTCACCGAGGCTCTGGAAATCTGGTTTTCCACGTTGGCGCGCAACGGATTTTTTCACGCGGACGTACATGCAGGAAATCTAATGATCCTTCGGGACGGAACCGTCGGTTTTATCGATTTCGGAATCGTGGGAAGAATTTCCCCGCGCGTCTGGGACGGTCTGATGATCTTTTTAGAAGGATTAAGTCTGAACAGAACCGAAAAGATCGCGAAGGGTTTGATCCAGATGGATTCCACGTCCAAAGGAGTGGATGAAAGGAAACTCGCGAAGGATTTGGAAGCGGTGTTTTCCAGAATGACCGAAATGGTGATGAAGGTTCAAATGGGCGATCTCGAATCCTTGGACGACAAGAAGCTGAACGCGATTCTTTTCGAGTTCCGCGAAATTTCCTTGCGCAACGGTTTGAAAATTCCGAAAGAATTCGGCCTTTTGATCAAACAGATTCTCTACTTCGATCGTTACGTCAAAACGATGGCCCCGGACATCGACCTCATCCGAGACCGTGATAAATTTCTAATATGA
- a CDS encoding peptidoglycan DD-metalloendopeptidase family protein, with amino-acid sequence MFSLFQPRTFVFSKLQNPIVKVGFLILLVSASVGGAPAAYGNLGSEVDFIDFGRWTTAPFSYSVSSSFSPEYGGYNLFDSDPTTHWYSANRPGNEWIIVDFGSKRLINGLEITVPLFRKERAVKKYEIQVLIRDDWRTIFTNQNVELKNFHKLESLDASVLRIYFPDTTDRGVVISDLKLFLNQRLLNGIDPRLRGYTFPVLGGLIPSFDFQLPNAPRVYRNGVHKGIDIYKKRDTNGQISNLNFQDEAVAPADGIVVRADLNYSPMTLADYEYHTAQSQKGTVTFVEKDFGGRQIWIDHGHGVMTSFNHLSSIRKNLNVGDKVKQGEVIGNVGNSGLIEEAKGSADNVHLHFEIWVDGEFFGNGVAPAQVRKMLQFFFKRSGVD; translated from the coding sequence ATGTTTAGTCTATTTCAGCCAAGAACATTCGTTTTTTCTAAATTACAAAATCCGATCGTAAAAGTCGGTTTTTTGATTCTTCTCGTTTCCGCTTCCGTCGGTGGCGCGCCCGCGGCGTACGGCAATCTCGGTTCGGAAGTGGACTTTATCGATTTCGGAAGATGGACCACGGCTCCGTTTAGTTATTCGGTTTCTTCTTCGTTTTCTCCCGAATACGGAGGTTATAATCTTTTCGATTCGGACCCGACCACTCACTGGTATTCCGCCAATCGACCGGGAAACGAATGGATCATCGTCGACTTCGGTTCCAAACGCCTGATCAACGGCTTGGAAATCACGGTTCCTTTGTTCCGCAAAGAGCGCGCCGTGAAAAAATACGAGATTCAGGTTCTAATCCGGGACGACTGGAGAACCATATTCACGAATCAGAACGTGGAGCTGAAGAACTTTCACAAACTGGAAAGTTTGGACGCCTCGGTTTTACGGATTTATTTTCCTGATACGACAGATAGAGGTGTCGTGATCAGCGATCTCAAACTCTTTCTCAATCAAAGACTGTTGAATGGAATCGATCCTCGCCTCCGCGGATATACCTTTCCCGTTTTAGGCGGACTCATTCCGAGTTTCGATTTTCAGCTCCCGAACGCTCCCCGCGTATATCGGAACGGGGTTCATAAGGGAATCGATATATACAAAAAACGAGATACAAATGGCCAGATTTCCAATCTGAACTTCCAAGACGAGGCAGTCGCTCCCGCGGACGGAATCGTTGTGCGTGCGGATCTGAATTATTCTCCCATGACCTTGGCCGATTACGAATATCATACGGCTCAATCGCAAAAAGGTACGGTCACCTTCGTCGAAAAGGATTTCGGCGGCAGACAAATCTGGATCGATCACGGCCACGGAGTCATGACGAGCTTCAATCATCTTTCCTCGATTCGAAAGAATCTCAATGTTGGCGATAAGGTGAAACAAGGAGAAGTCATCGGAAACGTAGGCAACTCCGGTCTCATCGAAGAAGCGAAAGGTTCCGCGGATAACGTTCATCTTCACTTTGAGATCTGGGTGGACGGAGAATTTTTCGGAAACGGGGTCGCACCCGCGCAAGTTCGAAAGATGCTACAGTTCTTTTTCAAAAGAAGCGGCGTGGATTGA
- the feoB gene encoding ferrous iron transport protein B — protein MGHSNVKAQEKTSRILMAGNPNCGKSTLFNRLTGLRQKTGNYHGVTVEKAEGILGHGEHSLKVLDLPGAFSLGGNSEDKQITSRVLIGHEEGDRILFVMDASLAERSLQFLLQILELDVPVLVAVTMRDVLEKKRVHLDLDVLSREFGIPFQYVNPKNGEGVQELKDLLVSPGAFRLPIRSFTWDKERENFTNGLLRSLDSEHSKSLKFVLLNSFKELSGETLQKGLPGLSLFSEDSQNVIRQEFSRFGKSFTYLEELTQKSIYIKKILGNALGGNALPNERVLSQADKILLHPFWGLVSFLGIMALMFQALFTWSETPMDWIESSVQSVGSFVGGFMEEGPLRSLVQEGIIGGVGAVLVFIPQISLLFFFIGILEETGYIARASFVMDRFMSKFGLSGKSFIPLLSSAACAVPAIMGTRTIENKSDRITTILVSPLITCSARYPVYILVIAAVFPATKIWGIFSVQALTMLGLFLAGMIASMLAALVFKKTFFRSDSSYFLMELPAYNAPSIKSLLLNVFKKLKAFLSTAGQIILFISILLWFLANYPRIDSAQYPNASEAELKKIQIRESYAGDAGKFMEPVLKPIGFDWKMGIGIITSFAAREIMVSTLSIIYGVGGEESDDDLKEAIRKDKDENGKEVWGLRNSVSLLLFFAFACQCMSTLAVVKKETNSVAWPLFLFGYMTLLAYTTSFIVFQVWNLFS, from the coding sequence ATGGGTCATTCTAACGTGAAAGCGCAGGAAAAAACTTCCCGAATTCTCATGGCGGGAAATCCGAACTGCGGTAAATCGACCTTATTCAATCGCCTAACAGGGCTTAGACAAAAAACCGGCAACTATCACGGGGTCACCGTGGAAAAAGCCGAAGGGATTTTGGGACACGGAGAACATTCCCTGAAAGTTCTGGATCTTCCCGGTGCGTTCAGTCTCGGCGGAAACTCCGAAGACAAACAGATCACGAGCCGGGTTCTCATCGGTCACGAAGAAGGAGATCGGATTCTTTTCGTGATGGACGCTTCCCTCGCGGAAAGAAGTCTTCAGTTTCTGCTTCAGATCCTGGAACTCGACGTACCCGTGTTAGTCGCCGTCACGATGCGGGACGTTCTCGAAAAAAAACGGGTTCACTTGGATCTGGACGTTCTTTCGAGAGAATTCGGAATTCCGTTTCAATACGTGAATCCGAAAAACGGAGAAGGAGTTCAGGAACTAAAGGATCTTCTCGTTTCTCCCGGAGCTTTCCGGCTTCCGATCCGCTCCTTTACTTGGGACAAGGAAAGGGAGAATTTTACGAACGGGCTGCTGCGTTCGCTCGACTCCGAACATTCAAAATCTCTTAAATTCGTTCTATTAAATTCGTTCAAAGAACTTTCGGGAGAAACTCTTCAAAAAGGTCTTCCAGGCCTTTCTTTGTTTTCCGAAGATTCCCAAAACGTAATCCGACAAGAATTTTCCCGTTTCGGAAAATCCTTCACCTATCTCGAAGAACTCACTCAAAAATCCATCTACATCAAAAAGATATTGGGGAACGCGCTCGGAGGAAACGCACTTCCGAACGAGCGCGTTCTTTCCCAGGCGGATAAGATTCTTCTGCATCCTTTTTGGGGATTGGTTTCCTTTTTGGGAATCATGGCCTTGATGTTTCAAGCGCTCTTCACTTGGTCGGAAACTCCGATGGATTGGATCGAGTCGAGCGTTCAAAGCGTCGGAAGTTTTGTCGGCGGTTTTATGGAAGAAGGTCCGTTGCGTTCTCTCGTTCAGGAAGGGATCATCGGAGGAGTCGGAGCGGTTCTCGTTTTTATTCCGCAAATCAGTTTGCTTTTTTTCTTTATCGGAATTTTGGAAGAGACCGGTTATATCGCGCGCGCTTCGTTCGTGATGGATCGGTTTATGAGCAAATTCGGTCTTTCCGGAAAATCGTTTATCCCCCTTCTTTCCTCCGCCGCTTGCGCCGTGCCCGCGATCATGGGTACAAGAACCATCGAGAACAAATCGGATCGAATCACTACGATTTTAGTTTCACCTTTGATCACTTGTTCGGCCCGGTATCCGGTTTACATTCTCGTAATCGCCGCCGTGTTTCCCGCGACAAAAATCTGGGGGATTTTCAGCGTGCAGGCTCTGACGATGCTCGGTCTGTTTCTTGCCGGAATGATCGCGTCCATGCTCGCGGCTCTCGTTTTCAAAAAGACGTTCTTTCGATCGGACTCCTCTTATTTTCTGATGGAACTCCCCGCTTACAACGCGCCTTCGATCAAAAGTCTTTTGTTAAACGTATTCAAAAAACTGAAAGCATTTTTGTCCACCGCGGGTCAGATCATCCTTTTTATTTCCATTCTCCTTTGGTTTTTGGCGAACTATCCGCGAATCGATTCCGCGCAATACCCGAACGCGTCCGAGGCGGAACTCAAAAAAATCCAAATCCGCGAATCGTATGCGGGGGACGCGGGAAAATTCATGGAGCCCGTTTTAAAACCGATCGGATTTGATTGGAAGATGGGAATCGGAATCATCACCTCGTTTGCTGCGAGAGAAATCATGGTCTCCACTCTTTCCATTATCTACGGAGTCGGAGGGGAAGAATCGGACGACGATCTCAAAGAAGCGATCCGCAAGGACAAGGATGAAAACGGAAAAGAAGTCTGGGGTTTGCGGAACTCGGTTAGCCTTTTGCTGTTTTTCGCCTTTGCCTGTCAGTGTATGTCCACGCTCGCCGTGGTAAAAAAGGAAACCAACTCGGTCGCCTGGCCTCTCTTTTTATTCGGATACATGACGTTATTAGCATATACCACTTCGTTTATCGTTTTCCAGGTTTGGAATCTGTTTTCCTAA
- a CDS encoding helicase yields MSNDSVLLQELDKLELNDLKKVATLWNLAKLPYKEKNKNVAYLYETFQDEFYLKGVLEKLTQLQVTIYTSILKNKNVLTLGEISRKVNIPPINVEMELNLLRKYQLVYQRKNRERLTNNLDKYHAFEEIADLVPLDQNLKGDKYKISLEKVLDRKKTTEISDEWKAAVKAPKQLDSIKKFYSIAASEEGIDLNLQSLADLERDTLVRIYLSGGVSEAEDIRSYVVTSRGKYEQIVPALIAKGLVMDVCFVDEKFVRVFAIPDEILKYVQTHPILPSIKKGTKQRTEKLAANDLDFFLNIKKLISYISRKGLVLAKSGKVKQADHKRTEQELLNPDIGIFPEKSQIYQMELILPVLKLLNLVDIKGENIILKGDVNGFNEKDIFEIMKLVVHEVNEARMKRVVPAEVFTATEMPFYDKPILDKCVSLIIKAKRIHLSVIFSNIIREHMILSPGFRTKNFQSDLAELRKEIMSAIFYLHLFGLLEIEYPNRFLGLSKLGEYFFQTGELSHKTEKGGITINPDFTIIAFPDRVSIHGLHILKAFTELKDYDRVYTFVLTKEAFQLGILLGYKPTEFIDFLKNSSKADLAQNLLFLLEDWGGNLPVVDITEDCVLVRTKDQNTMELLLGQIKGKKIVLDEIGPTAVLVDKNRVQDVITVSEKLNLIVNLTR; encoded by the coding sequence ATGAGCAACGATTCAGTACTACTTCAGGAACTCGATAAACTTGAACTCAACGATCTGAAAAAAGTCGCGACTCTCTGGAATCTTGCAAAACTTCCTTATAAAGAAAAAAATAAGAACGTAGCCTATCTTTACGAAACCTTTCAGGATGAATTTTATCTGAAAGGAGTTTTGGAAAAACTGACTCAGCTTCAGGTTACGATTTATACCAGCATACTTAAGAATAAAAACGTTCTGACGCTCGGTGAAATTTCGAGAAAGGTGAACATTCCTCCGATCAACGTCGAGATGGAGTTGAACCTTCTTCGGAAATATCAGCTCGTCTATCAGAGAAAAAACCGCGAACGTCTTACGAACAATTTAGATAAATATCATGCGTTTGAGGAGATCGCCGATCTCGTTCCTTTGGATCAAAATCTCAAAGGCGATAAATACAAGATCTCACTTGAAAAGGTTCTCGACCGCAAGAAGACGACCGAAATCTCGGACGAGTGGAAGGCTGCGGTTAAAGCTCCGAAACAACTCGATTCGATCAAAAAGTTTTATTCGATTGCCGCTTCCGAAGAAGGAATCGATCTCAACCTTCAGTCTCTCGCCGATTTGGAACGAGACACTCTCGTCCGCATCTACCTAAGCGGGGGAGTTTCCGAAGCGGAAGACATCCGCAGTTACGTTGTCACAAGCCGCGGTAAATACGAACAGATCGTTCCTGCGCTGATCGCGAAAGGATTGGTAATGGACGTTTGTTTTGTGGATGAAAAGTTCGTCCGAGTTTTCGCGATCCCCGATGAAATTTTAAAATACGTTCAGACGCATCCGATTCTTCCTTCGATCAAAAAAGGAACCAAACAAAGAACGGAAAAACTCGCGGCGAACGACTTAGACTTCTTTCTCAACATCAAAAAACTGATCTCTTATATCAGCCGCAAAGGTTTGGTTCTTGCTAAGTCCGGAAAGGTAAAACAAGCCGATCACAAACGCACGGAACAGGAACTTCTCAATCCCGATATCGGAATTTTTCCTGAAAAGAGCCAGATCTATCAGATGGAATTGATTCTTCCGGTTCTGAAACTCCTGAACCTCGTCGACATCAAGGGAGAAAACATCATTCTCAAAGGCGACGTGAACGGATTCAACGAGAAGGATATTTTCGAAATCATGAAACTTGTCGTCCACGAGGTCAACGAAGCCCGTATGAAACGGGTCGTTCCCGCGGAAGTTTTCACAGCGACGGAAATGCCTTTTTACGATAAACCGATTCTCGACAAGTGCGTGAGTCTGATCATCAAGGCGAAACGCATTCATCTTTCGGTGATTTTTTCCAATATCATTCGGGAACACATGATTCTTTCTCCCGGATTCAGAACGAAAAATTTTCAGTCCGATCTCGCGGAACTCCGTAAGGAAATCATGAGCGCGATCTTTTATCTGCATCTTTTCGGACTTTTGGAAATCGAATATCCGAACCGTTTCCTCGGGCTTTCCAAGTTGGGAGAATACTTTTTCCAAACCGGAGAACTTTCCCACAAAACGGAAAAAGGCGGAATTACGATCAACCCGGACTTTACGATCATTGCGTTTCCGGATCGTGTTTCCATTCATGGACTTCATATTCTCAAAGCGTTTACGGAACTCAAAGACTACGATCGGGTTTATACCTTCGTTCTTACCAAAGAAGCGTTCCAATTGGGAATTCTGCTCGGATACAAACCGACTGAGTTCATCGACTTCTTAAAGAATTCCAGCAAAGCGGATCTCGCGCAGAACCTTCTCTTCTTATTGGAAGATTGGGGCGGAAATCTTCCGGTCGTCGACATCACAGAGGATTGTGTTCTCGTTCGTACGAAAGATCAAAATACGATGGAACTTCTTTTGGGACAGATCAAAGGAAAGAAGATCGTGTTGGATGAAATCGGTCCAACTGCGGTTCTTGTGGACAAAAACCGCGTTCAAGACGTGATCACGGTTTCCGAAAAACTCAATCTCATCGTAAATCTCACCCGTTAA
- a CDS encoding LTA synthase family protein — MFQRIPSNLRIFFGYTIGFLILFLLYRLCFWFVFSSKFAAANLGEILLALIAGIRFDLSVCAILLSAFTIASAIHPLNRFRTYSLFWGIAPIVLFFWVFGHLIGDILYFSETNKHLGYEGFVFLGSEFPILLKAFFAGDTVLAFLSSAAVLVLLPLAIIRYIQNYSYNFDSSFQKRELWQLLILPPVLFLFARGGFQSRPLRASDAMISETPIVNQLVLNGVFTSIMDLKNQSIPVHLRRSYAESIEVVRKEIEYPGSNFISEEFPILRETKETNSRKPPNIVLVLLESWTGKYAYSQGQVPPEGKKIAPHFENLIRQGTYFSSFFASGGRTTNGLLSTLTGIPDGPGLTVVRTPQILSRFGGLGTILKPLGYKTLFVHGGDVNFDNMSFLFSHWGFDTILGQEYFDSLRKYERGPWGYYDGDLLNEFHEILMQQKDSPFLAVTLTLTTHYPYKTPSKEYEIFPPKTEEAEYFNVYRYADVAIHSFLEKAKKSPYFRDTVFIFVGDHTHHRNLDYFEDRNVPFLIYAPGKIPAKIDARISSQLDVIPTILGIVGKKVRFSAMGRDLLDPKLQGGTAYFAFGNFIGWIEGNWIFYSLTDKIRISPFSIAPRIGETEECKTDPVKCDAYHTKAKSFWNLSYELMNRNLIYPLKK; from the coding sequence ATGTTCCAGAGAATTCCTTCCAATCTCAGGATTTTTTTCGGTTATACGATCGGCTTTCTGATCCTGTTCCTACTTTATCGACTTTGTTTTTGGTTCGTCTTCTCTTCCAAGTTCGCGGCTGCGAATCTAGGGGAGATTCTACTCGCTTTGATCGCGGGAATCCGTTTTGATCTTTCGGTTTGTGCGATTTTATTAAGCGCTTTTACGATTGCATCCGCGATCCACCCCTTGAATCGGTTTCGGACCTATTCGTTGTTTTGGGGAATTGCTCCGATCGTTCTTTTCTTTTGGGTCTTCGGACATTTGATCGGAGACATTTTGTATTTCAGCGAAACGAACAAGCACTTGGGTTATGAAGGATTCGTTTTTTTAGGTTCGGAATTCCCGATTCTTCTCAAGGCCTTTTTTGCGGGCGATACCGTGCTTGCCTTTTTATCTTCGGCCGCGGTCTTGGTTCTACTTCCGCTTGCGATCATTCGATACATTCAAAATTATTCATATAACTTCGATTCCTCGTTTCAAAAACGAGAACTGTGGCAGCTTCTGATCCTTCCTCCCGTTTTGTTTTTGTTTGCGAGAGGGGGTTTTCAATCCAGACCGCTTCGTGCCAGCGACGCAATGATCTCGGAAACGCCGATCGTAAATCAACTCGTATTAAACGGAGTTTTCACCTCCATCATGGACTTGAAAAACCAATCGATTCCTGTACATCTGCGGCGTTCCTATGCGGAATCGATCGAAGTCGTTCGAAAAGAGATCGAATACCCGGGCTCGAACTTTATCTCGGAGGAATTTCCGATTCTCCGGGAAACGAAGGAGACGAACTCCCGCAAGCCGCCTAACATCGTTTTGGTGCTTCTCGAAAGTTGGACCGGAAAATACGCCTATTCCCAAGGACAAGTTCCTCCCGAAGGAAAAAAAATCGCTCCTCATTTCGAGAATCTCATCCGTCAAGGAACCTATTTTTCCTCTTTTTTTGCGAGCGGAGGAAGAACGACGAACGGGCTGTTATCCACGTTAACCGGAATCCCGGACGGTCCAGGTTTGACCGTAGTCCGAACGCCGCAAATTTTAAGCCGTTTCGGAGGACTCGGAACGATCCTCAAACCGCTGGGATACAAAACCCTCTTCGTTCACGGTGGAGACGTCAACTTTGACAACATGAGTTTTCTCTTTTCCCACTGGGGTTTCGATACGATTCTGGGTCAGGAATACTTCGACTCCCTGCGGAAATACGAACGCGGACCTTGGGGGTATTACGACGGAGATTTGTTAAACGAATTTCATGAAATCCTAATGCAACAAAAGGATTCTCCCTTTCTTGCCGTCACTCTGACCTTGACTACGCACTATCCTTACAAAACCCCTTCGAAGGAATACGAAATCTTTCCGCCGAAAACGGAGGAAGCGGAATATTTCAACGTCTACCGTTATGCGGACGTTGCGATCCATTCCTTTCTCGAAAAAGCGAAGAAGTCCCCTTACTTTCGGGATACCGTCTTTATCTTCGTAGGCGACCACACACATCATAGAAATCTGGATTATTTCGAGGATCGAAACGTCCCCTTTTTGATTTATGCGCCCGGAAAAATTCCGGCCAAAATCGATGCCCGTATTTCCTCTCAGTTAGACGTAATTCCCACCATCCTCGGAATTGTGGGTAAGAAAGTTCGATTCTCAGCGATGGGACGCGACCTCCTCGATCCCAAACTGCAGGGAGGCACCGCCTACTTTGCGTTCGGCAATTTTATCGGTTGGATCGAGGGGAATTGGATTTTCTACAGCCTCACCGATAAGATCCGCATTTCTCCGTTTTCCATCGCTCCGAGAATCGGAGAAACGGAAGAATGTAAAACCGATCCGGTAAAATGCGACGCGTATCATACGAAAGCGAAATCATTTTGGAACTTAAGTTATGAGCTAATGAACCGAAATCTTATATATCCACTTAAAAAATAA
- a CDS encoding N-acetylneuraminate synthase family protein — MTFQKEFSLSSALRVGPEYPPIVVAEIGLNHNNDEDIGKRTIAAAKKCGAQAVKFQSYVTEEFIDVHNPDAKILVDIFKKYELSEAMHKKFQKTAEEEGLVFFSTPLCVSSLQMLVNLKVPAIKIASGDVTNKSLLSETARTKLPVILSSGAADFFELSRAISFLENEGTDKLCLLHCVSLYPTPPEKANLKVVETFKNLYVCPVGFSDHTAGSVAASVAVSLGASMIEKHFTLDQNLDGPDHGISANPEELKAVCDNALVAWKMKGNGEKKPWPEEVRGRFFGRRSLYSDAKGAPIALRPDLTQKESRFFDAWETEKTSGLKAESGKPFHV; from the coding sequence ATGACCTTTCAAAAAGAATTTTCACTTTCCTCCGCGCTGCGAGTCGGCCCGGAATATCCTCCGATCGTTGTCGCCGAAATCGGACTCAATCACAACAACGACGAAGACATCGGAAAACGAACGATCGCCGCCGCCAAAAAGTGCGGAGCGCAGGCCGTAAAATTTCAATCCTATGTTACCGAAGAATTCATCGACGTTCACAATCCGGACGCGAAGATCCTCGTCGATATATTCAAAAAATATGAACTATCGGAAGCGATGCATAAGAAGTTTCAAAAGACGGCCGAAGAAGAAGGACTCGTCTTTTTTTCGACCCCTCTTTGCGTCAGTTCGCTTCAAATGCTCGTAAATCTAAAGGTTCCCGCGATCAAAATCGCGAGCGGGGACGTTACCAACAAATCGCTTTTATCGGAGACGGCGCGCACCAAACTTCCCGTGATCCTTTCCTCCGGCGCGGCGGATTTTTTCGAACTCAGCCGTGCGATCTCCTTTTTGGAAAACGAAGGAACGGACAAACTTTGTCTTTTGCATTGCGTTTCCTTATATCCGACTCCGCCGGAAAAAGCGAATCTGAAGGTGGTGGAAACATTCAAAAATCTGTATGTCTGTCCGGTGGGCTTTTCGGATCATACTGCGGGGAGCGTCGCCGCAAGCGTAGCGGTTTCGTTAGGCGCTTCTATGATCGAAAAACATTTCACCTTGGATCAAAATCTGGACGGGCCGGATCACGGAATTTCGGCCAACCCCGAAGAATTAAAAGCGGTTTGCGACAACGCGCTTGTCGCATGGAAGATGAAGGGAAACGGAGAAAAGAAACCTTGGCCGGAAGAAGTCCGCGGAAGATTTTTCGGAAGAAGATCCTTATACTCGGATGCGAAGGGCGCGCCGATCGCGCTTCGTCCCGACCTGACACAAAAAGAATCCAGATTTTTCGATGCATGGGAAACGGAAAAAACGAGCGGACTCAAAGCGGAATCCGGCAAACCCTTTCATGTTTAG
- a CDS encoding DUF3658 domain-containing protein, translating into MSVLHIVSNDCSAHKLKVLFQENEIFSLMDIELCGGPLSNLQERLFYLAELTYGDRGLWEDMEWIREGQAEVLKMAESNEIESIFIWHDDFANDQVFLRLICWLLKKYIGIVEVVNVKDWDSIDWITLKDFEALRVELKILERDRYVEEFVKIQNQESFLRAYENGKIVFLPINHYDSEILALIPDQWRAAVRVVGNCLVDGFEKRRRLSDSFYTSRIRNLIRDGFVEAEGELKRMQDFQVRIIRRRN; encoded by the coding sequence ATGTCTGTTCTTCATATAGTCTCGAATGATTGTTCGGCGCATAAATTAAAAGTTCTGTTTCAGGAGAATGAAATTTTTTCTTTAATGGACATTGAATTGTGTGGAGGCCCGCTTTCGAATCTTCAAGAACGTCTTTTTTATTTGGCCGAATTGACCTATGGTGATCGAGGGCTTTGGGAAGATATGGAATGGATCCGAGAAGGACAAGCCGAAGTTCTTAAAATGGCCGAATCGAATGAAATCGAATCTATCTTTATTTGGCACGACGATTTTGCAAACGATCAAGTTTTTCTACGGCTGATTTGTTGGTTATTGAAAAAATACATAGGTATTGTGGAAGTTGTGAATGTAAAAGATTGGGATTCAATCGATTGGATAACTTTGAAAGATTTTGAAGCGCTGCGTGTCGAATTAAAAATTCTCGAACGCGATCGGTATGTCGAGGAATTCGTGAAAATACAAAACCAGGAAAGTTTTTTACGGGCGTATGAAAATGGAAAAATCGTTTTTTTGCCGATCAATCATTACGATTCGGAAATTTTGGCTTTGATTCCGGATCAATGGCGAGCAGCAGTTCGTGTCGTCGGCAATTGTTTAGTGGACGGATTTGAAAAAAGGAGAAGACTGAGCGATTCTTTTTACACTTCGAGGATTCGAAATTTAATTCGAGACGGTTTTGTCGAAGCGGAGGGCGAATTGAAAAGAATGCAAGACTTTCAAGTTCGTATCATACGCAGACGTAACTGA